TCTGTGAAAGATTCAAGCAAAGTAATAGTGTTGCCTAATGCTGCTTCGAGCTGGCTGATGATTTCGTTATGCATAACTGTACTTTTTGATTGATGATTATTTATTAATTGGCAGTCTCAGTTTTCATTCCCCAATCCCCAATGGTCGACATGAGTGTAGCTTTTCCCCTCTTGAGGGGTGCCCGAAGGGCGGGGTGGTTTAAAACACTATATCATTTTAATCTGCACTCAAACTGAAAGCTGCGACTTTCAACTGAAGTTACATTTTACTATAATCCTGCGTACTAAAGCTGATCATCCACTGGATACCGAACTTATCGGTAAGCATGCCGTAGTAATCGCCCCAGAACATATCAGCCATCGGCATAGTAGCTTCACCGCCTTCGGAAAGCCCCTTGTACACGCGGTCAGACTCTTCACGGCTGTCCATGTGGATGCAAAGAGATACACTGCTGCCTGTTGTTACCTGCGGCATCGACTTCGGCACATCGGTACCCATGATCACGCTGCTGCCCACAGGGAGCGCAATATGCATGATGCCGTCTTTCTCCTCTTCAGGCATATCCTCGCAGCCTTGTGTGTCGCGAAAACGCATCACCATGGCGAATTCACCTCCAAAAACAGATTTGTAAAAATTGAATACT
Above is a genomic segment from Flavobacterium album containing:
- a CDS encoding VOC family protein, producing MKFINPYLNFNGNTEEVFNFYKSVFGGEFAMVMRFRDTQGCEDMPEEEKDGIMHIALPVGSSVIMGTDVPKSMPQVTTGSSVSLCIHMDSREESDRVYKGLSEGGEATMPMADMFWGDYYGMLTDKFGIQWMISFSTQDYSKM